The Saccharothrix variisporea genome has a segment encoding these proteins:
- a CDS encoding NACHT domain-containing protein has product MVAPTGSPSPSSDLPQRSQRGRYLYERLEEKGFQRLCSALLAHAFPDVTCMPVGQADGGRDAVRPHPGGGTIVYQVKWSATPERDPVAWLTNAVRSEAANIRALVARGARRYILLTSVAGTGTLDRGTVDRLHRMLVGLSAEFGVEMACWWRADLDARVDGAPESLRWAFADMLAGWDLIRYMLEAPEREVREMKLRDLLMKVIAAQWDEDAKVKFKQVDLNSHALADLYVDVRAARVRFPRWKSAGGKVAKTPSNHSADLLGGAAEYLLQADHPLTVVLGAPGQGKSTLAQFVCQCHRAALLVRGPAGVVAQDQVRVPLKVELRDYASWLGGDNPFDLSAPPVRRSARSLEAFLADLLRARSGGRRVDVETVHDLIDRFPLLLVLDGLDEVADSAVRAEVVDQIERLRARLSANSWTPQVVVTTRPNSSNLAEPSTDHFEHVVLLPLDAEIRSAYLRKWAAALELSPHDEQSLTSIFERRAMEPHIAQLAENPMQLTILLYLILKRGDSIPQARTELYRSFMETFLDREAAKSASVHRHRKDLEEVTAYLGWHLQSIAETERSNGTLPIREIKLAILEYLFTADKNVDLVEELFTAVTDRVWALTSKEQGTFQFDVQPVQEYFAAKHLYEVAGADRRYFDTSEVFRALLRRPYWSNTCRFYAGFAAVNELAALAEVLEEEFERLSPQSVPPLGDPEGQPTVQIPGAGRIAHTRTLTWALLRDGVFAARPRTQAAVARLFADDLSVHILLANGRELGPLPHDRGADAFAQALLIRVEREPLHPMSVLRTQLVAHNATSDTDAYTRQFDTWWQPHMARASGTVDEAAWLRLGVALRAGERLPHDITERLSLADTATARYAISAGVTPPPGSPGDHRMLRAVLDGHCAWDEPAGRSHAADLLRLTRFERFTGSGAREHYIGGPATGHFGWPSSNRTREAVTRLVDVDVRYSALVTAPDADPVIPATASSCAEVSAAIREIHGECLLANAIAAIGVCTVLEFATDQEAVGDDLAAGVPHNRTRRAWWRRQFPDRTDPVALAGWTLTLLLAAPESIVSECVDLVEKALLELPQSDRSALLSMSSALARYELSVPLSRSILGPVRTLAAPAAALLLHHAVSVDALDPLDEVHHQTLRRVLDADPYCWPVERAVHARMHREPTEALSATLREVGPLVWFGPFDGAKVELSLGLVHAILCDAASYPEYWVTLAESLRSAATREVPLAGVAREGRWFAVGR; this is encoded by the coding sequence GTGGTCGCCCCCACCGGATCCCCGTCGCCCTCATCCGACTTACCGCAGCGGTCCCAGCGCGGCCGCTACCTGTACGAGCGACTGGAGGAGAAGGGCTTCCAACGGCTCTGCTCCGCGCTGTTGGCGCACGCCTTCCCGGATGTCACCTGCATGCCGGTCGGGCAGGCGGACGGCGGGCGCGACGCTGTCCGGCCGCATCCGGGCGGCGGCACGATCGTCTACCAGGTGAAGTGGTCGGCCACGCCCGAACGGGATCCGGTGGCGTGGCTGACCAACGCCGTCCGGAGTGAGGCGGCGAACATCCGGGCGCTGGTGGCGAGAGGTGCCAGGCGTTACATACTCCTGACGTCGGTTGCCGGCACAGGCACGCTCGACCGCGGGACCGTGGACCGGCTCCACAGGATGCTGGTCGGCTTGTCCGCGGAGTTCGGTGTCGAGATGGCCTGTTGGTGGCGCGCGGACCTGGACGCCCGCGTCGACGGGGCACCCGAGTCGCTGCGGTGGGCCTTCGCCGACATGTTGGCCGGTTGGGACTTGATCCGGTACATGCTCGAAGCGCCCGAGCGTGAGGTCCGGGAGATGAAGCTGCGCGACTTGCTCATGAAGGTGATCGCTGCGCAGTGGGACGAGGACGCGAAGGTCAAGTTCAAGCAGGTCGACCTGAACTCGCACGCCTTGGCGGACCTGTACGTCGACGTGCGCGCGGCGAGGGTCAGGTTCCCTCGGTGGAAGTCGGCGGGCGGGAAGGTGGCCAAGACCCCGTCGAACCACTCGGCCGATCTCCTGGGCGGGGCAGCCGAGTACCTCCTCCAGGCCGATCACCCGTTGACGGTGGTGCTCGGTGCGCCCGGACAGGGCAAATCGACGCTGGCGCAGTTCGTGTGCCAGTGCCACCGCGCGGCGCTCCTCGTGCGCGGTCCAGCAGGCGTAGTCGCGCAGGACCAGGTGCGGGTGCCGCTGAAGGTCGAGTTGCGTGATTATGCGTCTTGGTTGGGTGGCGACAACCCGTTCGACCTCTCCGCGCCGCCGGTGCGGCGATCGGCCCGGTCCCTGGAGGCGTTCCTCGCGGACCTCCTGCGAGCACGCAGCGGTGGCCGCCGGGTGGACGTCGAAACCGTCCACGACTTGATCGACCGTTTCCCGCTCCTGCTCGTGCTGGACGGGCTCGACGAGGTGGCCGACAGCGCGGTCCGGGCGGAGGTCGTCGACCAGATCGAGAGGCTGCGTGCGCGACTGTCAGCCAACAGCTGGACGCCCCAGGTGGTCGTGACCACCCGCCCGAACTCGTCGAACCTGGCGGAACCGTCCACCGACCACTTCGAGCACGTCGTACTGCTCCCCTTGGACGCCGAGATCCGGAGTGCCTACCTGCGCAAGTGGGCCGCCGCCCTGGAGTTGTCGCCACACGACGAGCAGTCGCTGACCTCGATCTTCGAACGGCGCGCGATGGAGCCACACATCGCCCAGTTGGCCGAGAACCCGATGCAGCTGACCATCCTGCTGTACCTGATCCTCAAGCGGGGCGACTCCATCCCGCAGGCCCGCACGGAGCTCTACCGGTCGTTCATGGAAACCTTCCTCGACCGCGAAGCCGCCAAGAGCGCCAGCGTGCACCGGCACCGCAAGGACCTGGAGGAGGTGACCGCCTACCTGGGGTGGCACCTCCAGTCGATCGCGGAGACCGAGCGGTCCAACGGCACCCTGCCGATCCGCGAGATCAAGCTCGCGATCCTGGAGTACCTGTTCACCGCGGACAAGAACGTCGACCTCGTAGAGGAGCTGTTCACGGCCGTCACCGACCGCGTCTGGGCGCTGACGAGCAAGGAACAGGGCACTTTCCAGTTCGATGTCCAGCCGGTGCAGGAGTACTTCGCAGCCAAGCACCTGTACGAGGTCGCGGGCGCGGACCGGCGGTACTTCGACACCTCAGAGGTCTTCCGCGCGTTGCTGCGGCGGCCGTACTGGAGCAACACGTGCCGCTTCTACGCGGGTTTCGCCGCCGTCAACGAGTTGGCCGCACTCGCGGAGGTCTTGGAGGAGGAGTTCGAGCGGCTCAGTCCCCAGTCGGTCCCGCCGCTGGGCGACCCGGAAGGGCAGCCGACTGTGCAGATTCCGGGGGCCGGCCGCATCGCCCATACCCGGACCCTGACGTGGGCACTTCTGCGGGACGGTGTGTTCGCCGCACGTCCGCGCACTCAAGCCGCCGTGGCGCGACTGTTCGCCGACGACCTCAGCGTGCACATCCTCCTCGCTAACGGGCGCGAGCTGGGTCCACTTCCGCACGACCGCGGCGCGGACGCGTTCGCGCAGGCGCTGTTGATCCGAGTCGAACGTGAGCCGCTTCACCCGATGAGCGTCCTGCGGACGCAACTGGTCGCCCACAACGCGACTTCGGACACAGACGCTTACACCCGGCAGTTCGACACGTGGTGGCAGCCCCACATGGCCAGAGCGTCGGGGACTGTGGACGAGGCCGCTTGGCTGCGGTTGGGTGTGGCGTTGCGCGCGGGCGAGCGGTTGCCCCATGACATCACCGAGCGCTTGTCGCTCGCCGACACGGCAACGGCGCGGTACGCGATCTCGGCAGGTGTCACGCCGCCGCCGGGCTCGCCGGGCGACCACAGGATGCTGCGAGCAGTGCTCGACGGCCACTGCGCGTGGGACGAACCCGCGGGTCGAAGCCACGCCGCCGACCTGCTGCGCCTGACCAGGTTCGAACGCTTCACAGGTTCCGGCGCACGCGAGCACTACATCGGAGGGCCGGCCACCGGCCATTTCGGCTGGCCTTCATCGAATCGGACGCGGGAGGCGGTGACCAGGCTGGTCGACGTGGACGTCCGCTACAGCGCCCTGGTCACCGCTCCCGACGCCGATCCCGTCATTCCTGCGACGGCGAGCAGTTGCGCTGAAGTGTCGGCGGCGATAAGGGAAATCCACGGTGAGTGCCTCCTCGCGAACGCCATCGCCGCCATCGGCGTGTGCACCGTGCTCGAATTCGCCACCGACCAGGAGGCGGTCGGCGATGATCTCGCCGCAGGAGTTCCGCACAACCGCACACGGCGTGCGTGGTGGCGTAGGCAGTTCCCCGATCGCACCGATCCGGTCGCACTCGCCGGGTGGACGTTGACGCTGCTGTTGGCCGCTCCGGAGTCGATCGTGTCCGAGTGTGTGGATCTGGTCGAGAAGGCGTTGCTGGAGTTGCCCCAGTCTGATCGCAGTGCGCTGCTCTCGATGTCCAGTGCGCTTGCAAGGTACGAGCTCTCGGTACCGCTGTCGCGGTCGATCCTCGGGCCGGTGAGGACACTGGCCGCTCCGGCAGCCGCCCTGCTACTCCACCACGCGGTCAGTGTCGACGCCCTCGACCCGCTGGACGAGGTGCACCACCAGACGTTGAGGCGCGTGCTGGATGCGGATCCGTACTGTTGGCCCGTGGAACGGGCCGTCCACGCTCGCATGCATCGGGAACCGACGGAGGCCCTGAGCGCCACATTGCGCGAAGTCGGACCTCTGGTGTGGTTCGGTCCTTTCGACGGGGCGAAAGTGGAACTGTCGCTTGGCCTTGTGCACGCCATCCTCTGCGATGCGGCGTCGTACCCGGAGTACTGGGTGACTTTGGCGGAGAGCCTGCGCTCCGCAGCGACGAGAGAGGTCCCGCTGGCAGGAGTTGCCCGGGAAGGCCGGTGGTTCGCCGTTGGGCGGTGA
- a CDS encoding KamA family radical SAM protein, with the protein MTALHDVVPAVPRPDLQPYTYVRRELIEPDWRRFPGWRQVTDAQWRDAQWQRVNCVKNVKQLRTVMGDLLDERFYDELAADQADLATMSMLVPPQMLNTMAPHAEPAEFTDAFFADPVRRYMIPVRSDRDPHWPSHPHSSRDSLHEAEMWVVEGLTHRYPTKVLAELVSTCPQYCGHCTRMDLVGNSTPQVQKHKLLLKPVDRQDQMIDYLKRTPGVRDVVVSGGDVANVPWPQLESFLMRLLDIETVRDVRLATKALAGLPQHWLQPRVVEGMERVARTAHRRGVNLAIHTHVNHAQSVTPLVAEAARTALDVGVRDVRNQGVLMKGVNATPDDLLDLCFALQGEANILPYYFYMCDMIPNAEHWRVAVWEAQELQHAIMGYLPGYATPRIVCDVPYVGKRWVHQVAEYDRELGISYWTKNYRTGIELEDPDALDRRYPYYDPISTLGEAGRDWWSKQA; encoded by the coding sequence ATGACTGCGCTACACGACGTCGTGCCCGCGGTGCCGCGACCCGACCTCCAGCCGTACACCTACGTCCGTCGCGAGCTGATCGAGCCCGACTGGCGGCGGTTCCCGGGCTGGCGGCAGGTCACCGACGCGCAGTGGCGCGACGCCCAGTGGCAGCGGGTGAACTGCGTGAAGAACGTCAAGCAGCTGCGCACCGTGATGGGTGACCTGCTCGACGAGCGGTTCTACGACGAGCTCGCCGCCGACCAGGCCGACCTCGCCACGATGTCCATGCTGGTGCCGCCGCAGATGCTCAACACGATGGCGCCGCACGCCGAGCCCGCCGAGTTCACCGACGCGTTCTTCGCCGACCCGGTGCGCCGGTACATGATCCCGGTCCGCTCCGACCGCGACCCGCACTGGCCCAGCCACCCGCACTCCTCGCGGGACTCGCTGCACGAAGCCGAGATGTGGGTGGTCGAGGGCCTGACCCACCGCTACCCCACGAAGGTGCTCGCCGAGCTGGTGTCCACGTGCCCCCAGTACTGCGGGCACTGCACCCGGATGGACCTGGTCGGCAACTCCACCCCGCAGGTGCAGAAGCACAAGCTGCTGCTCAAGCCGGTGGACCGGCAGGACCAGATGATCGACTACCTCAAGCGCACGCCCGGCGTGCGGGACGTGGTGGTCTCCGGCGGCGACGTGGCCAACGTGCCGTGGCCGCAGCTGGAGTCGTTCCTGATGCGGCTGCTGGACATCGAGACCGTGCGCGACGTCCGCCTGGCCACCAAGGCGCTGGCCGGCCTGCCGCAGCACTGGTTGCAGCCCCGCGTCGTGGAGGGCATGGAGCGCGTGGCCCGCACCGCGCACCGCCGCGGCGTGAACCTGGCGATCCACACCCACGTCAACCACGCGCAGTCCGTGACCCCGCTGGTCGCGGAGGCCGCGCGGACGGCGCTGGACGTCGGTGTGCGGGACGTGCGCAACCAGGGCGTGCTGATGAAGGGCGTCAACGCGACGCCGGACGACCTGCTCGACCTGTGCTTCGCGTTGCAGGGCGAGGCGAACATCCTGCCGTACTACTTCTACATGTGCGACATGATCCCCAACGCCGAGCACTGGCGCGTGGCGGTGTGGGAGGCGCAGGAGCTGCAACACGCGATCATGGGCTACCTGCCGGGTTACGCCACCCCGCGCATCGTGTGCGACGTGCCGTACGTGGGCAAGCGGTGGGTGCACCAGGTCGCCGAGTACGACCGGGAGCTGGGCATCTCGTACTGGACGAAGAACTACCGGACCGGTATCGAGCTGGAGGACCCGGACGCGTTGGACCGCCGGTACCCGTACTACGACCCGATCTCGACGTTGGGCGAGGCCGGCCGGGACTGGTGGTCGAAGCAGGCTTAG
- a CDS encoding TIGR03885 family FMN-dependent LLM class oxidoreductase produces the protein MTVIGVHASHEQVHPSELLRAVKRAEEVGFDAAMSSDHFSPWSARQGQSAFAWSWLGAALEATSLPFGVVNAPGQRYHPAIIAQAIGTLSAMYPGRFWAALGTGEASNEHITGERWPRKEVRAARLRECVDVIRALLDGEEVSHDGLVHVDRARVWTRPGEPPKLLGAAVSVETARQHAEWADGLITVNGPTEHLRKVVEAYRGAGGIGKLCLQVHLSWAPTEEEALTTAHEQWRSNVFAPPVCWDVETAEQFDVISEQVTPEQVARTVNVSADLKKHAAMLTEYAELGFDEIYLHHVGQEQDRFLDAFGEHVLPEVGR, from the coding sequence ATGACGGTCATCGGTGTGCACGCCTCCCACGAGCAGGTTCACCCGTCCGAGCTGCTCAGGGCCGTGAAGCGCGCGGAAGAGGTCGGGTTCGACGCGGCCATGTCCTCCGACCACTTCTCGCCGTGGAGCGCCCGCCAAGGGCAGTCCGCGTTCGCCTGGTCCTGGCTGGGTGCCGCGCTCGAAGCGACCAGCCTCCCGTTCGGCGTGGTCAACGCGCCCGGCCAGCGGTACCACCCCGCGATCATCGCCCAGGCCATCGGCACGCTGTCCGCCATGTACCCCGGCCGCTTCTGGGCCGCCCTGGGCACCGGCGAGGCCAGCAACGAGCACATCACCGGCGAACGCTGGCCCCGCAAGGAAGTCCGCGCCGCCCGCCTGCGCGAGTGCGTCGACGTCATCCGCGCGCTGCTCGACGGCGAGGAGGTCAGCCACGACGGGCTGGTCCACGTCGACCGCGCCCGCGTCTGGACCAGACCCGGCGAACCGCCCAAGCTCCTCGGCGCGGCCGTCAGCGTGGAGACCGCGCGGCAGCACGCCGAGTGGGCCGACGGGCTGATCACCGTCAATGGGCCGACCGAGCACCTGCGCAAGGTCGTCGAGGCGTACCGGGGCGCGGGCGGCATCGGCAAGCTGTGCCTCCAGGTGCACCTGAGCTGGGCGCCCACCGAGGAGGAAGCCCTGACCACCGCGCACGAGCAGTGGCGATCCAACGTGTTCGCGCCGCCGGTGTGCTGGGACGTCGAGACCGCCGAGCAGTTCGACGTCATCTCCGAGCAGGTCACGCCCGAGCAGGTCGCCCGCACGGTCAACGTCTCCGCCGACCTGAAGAAGCACGCCGCGATGCTCACCGAGTACGCCGAGCTGGGCTTCGACGAGATCTACCTGCACCACGTCGGCCAGGAACAGGACCGGTTCCTCGACGCGTTCGGCGAGCACGTCCTGCCGGAGGTGGGCCGGTGA
- a CDS encoding alpha-amylase family protein, translating to MKLTRTADLWWKNAVVYCLDVETFHDSDGDGHGDFRGLTQKIDHLHNLGVTCVWLMPFFPSPDRDDGYDITDFYGVDPRLGTHGDFVEFVRTARDRGIRVIADLVVNHTSDQHPWFQEARSSKDNPRRDWYVWRDQPPPDAEKGVVFPDKEKSLWELDKKTGQYYLHRFYKHQPDLNVANPEVRDEIARVMGFWMELGLSGFRVDAVPFLLEAPVQDLPDPHDYLCDLRAFLSRRNGEGVLLGEVNLPYTDTMKFFGSADGVGDELNMCFDFIGMQQMYLSLARKDASPLTHALKERPLPPRDCHWATFVRNHDELTLDKLTEPERQEVFAAFGPDPDMQLYGRGLRRRLPSMLDGDLRRIKMVYSLLFALPGTPVLFYGEEVGMTEDLSQEGRLAVRTPMWWDAAREQRHDDDSLLSWIKQLIRAYRDCPELAWGTYELIDTPEPAVLAHRCDIDGGTVIAVHNLGDEEAELDLSSVDGELTDVFTEQPVKPKFTLEPYGCRWLRAWAEGVQVSR from the coding sequence GTGAAGCTCACGCGTACCGCCGACCTGTGGTGGAAGAACGCCGTCGTCTACTGCCTGGACGTGGAGACCTTCCACGACTCCGACGGCGACGGCCACGGCGACTTCCGCGGCCTGACCCAGAAGATCGACCACCTGCACAACCTGGGCGTGACGTGCGTCTGGCTCATGCCGTTCTTCCCCTCGCCCGACCGCGACGACGGCTACGACATCACCGACTTCTACGGCGTGGACCCGCGCCTGGGCACGCACGGCGACTTCGTGGAGTTCGTCCGCACCGCCCGCGACCGCGGCATCCGCGTGATCGCCGACCTGGTCGTCAACCACACCTCCGACCAGCACCCGTGGTTCCAGGAGGCCCGCTCGTCCAAGGACAACCCGCGCCGCGACTGGTACGTGTGGCGCGACCAGCCGCCGCCCGACGCCGAGAAGGGCGTGGTCTTCCCCGACAAGGAGAAGTCCCTCTGGGAGCTGGACAAGAAGACCGGCCAGTACTACCTGCACCGCTTCTACAAGCACCAGCCCGACCTCAACGTCGCCAACCCCGAGGTGCGTGACGAGATCGCGCGGGTGATGGGGTTCTGGATGGAGCTGGGCCTGTCCGGCTTCCGCGTGGACGCGGTGCCGTTCCTCCTGGAGGCCCCGGTCCAGGACCTGCCCGACCCGCACGACTACCTGTGCGACCTGCGTGCCTTCCTGTCCCGCCGCAACGGCGAGGGCGTGCTGCTGGGCGAGGTCAACCTGCCGTACACGGACACGATGAAGTTCTTCGGCAGCGCGGACGGCGTGGGCGACGAGCTGAACATGTGCTTCGACTTCATCGGCATGCAGCAGATGTACCTGTCGTTGGCACGCAAGGACGCCAGCCCCCTCACCCACGCCCTGAAGGAACGCCCGCTCCCGCCGCGCGACTGCCACTGGGCGACCTTCGTGCGCAACCACGACGAGCTGACCCTGGACAAGCTGACCGAGCCCGAGCGCCAGGAGGTCTTCGCCGCCTTCGGCCCCGACCCGGACATGCAGCTCTACGGCCGCGGCCTGCGCCGCCGCCTGCCGTCGATGCTCGACGGGGACCTGCGGCGCATCAAGATGGTCTACAGCCTGCTGTTCGCCCTGCCCGGCACGCCGGTGCTGTTCTACGGCGAGGAAGTGGGCATGACCGAGGACCTGTCGCAGGAGGGCAGGCTGGCCGTGCGCACCCCGATGTGGTGGGACGCGGCCCGCGAGCAACGCCACGACGACGACTCGCTGCTGTCGTGGATCAAGCAGCTGATCCGCGCGTACCGGGACTGCCCGGAGCTGGCGTGGGGGACCTACGAGCTGATCGACACCCCGGAGCCGGCCGTCCTGGCGCACCGCTGCGACATCGACGGCGGCACGGTGATCGCCGTGCACAACCTGGGCGACGAGGAAGCCGAGCTGGACCTGTCCTCTGTGGACGGTGAGCTGACGGACGTGTTCACCGAGCAGCCCGTGAAGCCCAAGTTCACGCTGGAGCCCTACGGCTGCCGCTGGTTGCGGGCGTGGGCGGAAGGGGTTCAGGTCAGCCGGTAG
- a CDS encoding response regulator — MTVRTLVVDDDFAVAAIHRGFLEALPEFTVVGEAHGGGEALRAVEALRPDLVLLDIHLPDISGLEVLARLRARSGPPVDVIAVTAARELETVRQAMSRGVDHYLVKPFTRTAFLDRMREYLTRRSEVQRLGRWLDQDEVDQLLQHRPRSGLPKGLSAVTLRLVTEALRDSPTDLSAQEVGERAGLSRVSARRYLEHLVAVGKAEVQPRYGMANRPAHGYRLT, encoded by the coding sequence GTGACGGTGCGGACGCTGGTGGTGGACGACGACTTCGCCGTGGCGGCGATCCACCGGGGTTTCCTGGAGGCACTGCCGGAGTTCACGGTGGTCGGCGAGGCGCACGGCGGCGGCGAGGCGCTGCGCGCGGTGGAGGCCCTGCGGCCGGACTTGGTGCTGCTGGACATCCACCTGCCCGACATCTCGGGCCTGGAGGTGCTGGCCCGGCTGCGGGCGCGGTCCGGTCCGCCGGTGGACGTGATCGCGGTGACGGCGGCGCGGGAGCTGGAGACCGTGCGGCAGGCCATGTCCCGCGGAGTCGACCACTACCTGGTGAAACCCTTCACCCGAACGGCTTTCCTGGACCGGATGCGCGAGTACCTGACGCGCCGGTCGGAGGTGCAGCGGCTGGGACGGTGGCTGGACCAGGACGAGGTGGACCAGCTGTTGCAGCACCGGCCCCGGTCGGGGCTGCCCAAGGGGTTGTCGGCGGTGACCCTGCGGCTGGTGACCGAGGCGTTGCGGGACAGCCCGACCGACCTGTCCGCCCAGGAGGTGGGCGAACGAGCCGGGCTGTCCCGCGTGAGCGCTCGACGGTACCTGGAGCACCTGGTGGCGGTGGGCAAGGCGGAAGTCCAGCCGCGCTACGGCATGGCCAACCGCCCCGCCCACGGTTACCGGCTGACCTGA
- a CDS encoding ATP-binding protein, which translates to MRRRRRTVPLGWSLLVLQVVIVLVTTCAAGLLAAKLQSDRIREAYKDRMLSVAESVARLPTVVEAFGSPDPAATIQPLAELIRKASGVTYVVVTDRNGVRYAHPDPARIGERVSTDPSSALSGHVFVGTETGTLGTSLRAKVPVRAADGQIIGMASVGILEAELDADLAEDLPELIGWLAAAALVGVLGAALVTQLVRRRTFKLEPAEIAQLLETRDAMLHGIREGVVAVDERERLALVNDEAMRLLGLSEDPTGRPAAQVLEDGGLLDLARGVDDVADRLVLAGERVLVANRMTAKTHGRPVGVVLTLRDRTELHDALRQLDGQRTVTEVLRAQAHEFSNHLHVIGGLVELDRRAEAVAYIERVGGAGSVTSDIISGAVADPALAALLLAKSSTAHERGVALRLDPSSAVATRAGDDALTVLGNLVDNAVDAVDPGGTVRVLVRSSSDGVRMVVDDDGPGVEESQRGRIFTLGVSSKAPEGAHGRGIGLALVSRVVTRRSGRVEISDSELGGASFDVWLPDGSVRS; encoded by the coding sequence ATGCGTCGCCGTCGCCGCACCGTGCCCCTCGGGTGGTCCCTGCTCGTGTTGCAGGTGGTCATCGTGCTGGTCACGACGTGCGCGGCGGGTCTGCTGGCGGCCAAGCTCCAGTCCGACCGGATCCGGGAGGCCTACAAGGACCGGATGCTGTCGGTGGCGGAGAGCGTCGCGAGGTTGCCCACGGTGGTGGAGGCGTTCGGCTCGCCGGACCCGGCGGCGACGATCCAGCCGCTGGCGGAGCTGATCCGCAAGGCGTCGGGCGTGACGTACGTGGTGGTGACCGACCGCAACGGCGTCCGCTACGCCCACCCGGACCCGGCGCGCATAGGGGAACGCGTCTCCACCGACCCGAGTTCGGCGTTGTCCGGGCACGTGTTCGTCGGCACCGAGACCGGGACGCTGGGCACGTCGCTGCGGGCGAAGGTGCCGGTCCGGGCCGCCGACGGGCAGATCATCGGGATGGCGTCGGTGGGCATCCTGGAGGCCGAGCTGGACGCCGACCTGGCCGAGGACCTGCCGGAGCTGATCGGGTGGCTGGCCGCCGCCGCGCTGGTGGGCGTGCTGGGCGCGGCGCTGGTGACGCAGCTGGTGCGGCGGCGGACGTTCAAGCTGGAACCGGCGGAGATCGCGCAGCTGCTGGAGACCCGGGACGCGATGCTGCACGGCATCCGCGAGGGTGTCGTGGCCGTGGACGAGCGGGAGCGGTTGGCGCTGGTCAACGACGAGGCGATGCGGCTGCTGGGCCTGTCGGAGGACCCGACCGGGCGGCCCGCGGCGCAGGTGCTGGAGGACGGCGGGCTGCTGGACCTGGCGCGCGGGGTGGACGACGTGGCCGACCGCCTGGTGCTGGCCGGCGAACGGGTCCTGGTCGCCAACCGGATGACCGCCAAGACCCACGGCCGCCCGGTCGGCGTGGTGCTCACCCTGCGCGACCGGACCGAGCTGCACGACGCGTTGCGCCAGCTCGACGGGCAGCGGACGGTGACCGAGGTGCTGCGCGCGCAGGCCCACGAGTTCTCCAACCACCTCCACGTCATCGGCGGCCTGGTCGAGCTGGACCGGCGCGCGGAGGCCGTCGCCTACATCGAACGCGTCGGCGGCGCGGGCTCGGTGACCTCGGACATCATCTCCGGCGCGGTCGCCGACCCGGCGCTGGCGGCGCTGCTGCTGGCCAAGTCGTCCACCGCGCACGAGCGGGGCGTGGCGCTGCGGCTGGACCCGTCGTCGGCGGTGGCGACCCGGGCCGGCGACGACGCGCTGACCGTCCTGGGCAACCTGGTGGACAACGCGGTGGACGCCGTGGACCCCGGTGGGACGGTGCGGGTGCTGGTGCGGTCGTCGTCGGACGGGGTGCGGATGGTCGTGGACGACGACGGCCCCGGGGTGGAGGAGTCGCAGCGCGGGCGGATCTTCACGCTGGGCGTGAGCTCGAAGGCGCCGGAGGGCGCGCACGGACGAGGGATTGGACTGGCGTTGGTGTCGAGGGTGGTCACGCGGCGCAGCGGCCGGGTGGAGATCTCCGACTCGGAGCTGGGCGGGGCGTCGTTCGACGTGTGGCTGCCGGACGGGAGTGTCCGGTCGTGA
- a CDS encoding FxsA family protein, whose product MRVFAVVLIGLAVELLTLVWAAGTWGFLPTLGLLILGGVVGSVLMRREGSRTMAAFTEAVRTRRAPHQEIADGVLIAAAGFLIIVPGFLSDIAGLFLLFPPTRRLISKRIARRAEQREREMTLNLRYGRPPTAGGVVIDGDVIDVHPDEPAPTHRPELT is encoded by the coding sequence ATGCGCGTGTTCGCCGTGGTGCTGATCGGTCTGGCCGTCGAGTTGCTGACCTTGGTGTGGGCCGCCGGGACGTGGGGCTTCCTGCCCACGCTCGGCCTGCTGATCCTGGGCGGCGTGGTCGGCTCCGTGCTCATGCGCCGGGAGGGCTCGCGCACGATGGCGGCGTTCACCGAAGCCGTGCGCACCCGCCGCGCCCCGCACCAGGAGATCGCCGACGGCGTCCTCATCGCGGCAGCCGGGTTCCTGATCATCGTGCCGGGCTTCCTCAGCGACATCGCCGGCCTGTTCCTGCTCTTCCCACCCACCCGCCGGCTGATCAGCAAGCGCATCGCCCGCCGCGCCGAACAACGCGAACGCGAGATGACCCTGAACCTCCGCTACGGCCGCCCACCCACGGCCGGCGGCGTGGTCATCGACGGCGACGTGATCGACGTGCACCCCGACGAACCGGCTCCCACGCACCGCCCCGAACTCACCTGA